The genomic interval GGAAGGCGACCTCGAGGACGAAGCGGACGAATAACCACACCCTACACACCAACACCATGGCACTGACACCCGAGACCCTGCCGCGACACGAACTCAACGGCCTCCCCGTGCGGGTCGTCGAGAGCGACGACGCCTCGCGGGAGGGCCTGGCGGGTCGCGTCGTCATCGAGACGACGAAGACCCTCTCGATCGAGATTCGCGATAACGGCGAGTCTCGGGTCGTCATGGTGCCGAAATCGGGCTCGACGTTCGAGTTCGCGATCACAGATGACGCCGCCGACCTCGCAAAGAGGTCGGGGACCGCGTCCAAACTGGCCGACACTGAACCCGACTCCGCCGAGTCATCGGACGAGTCGGACCGAGCCGGCGGCGACGCCGCCGGCTGTCGTGGCGATGGTCCCTCGCGGGACCACCGCCACGCTGCTGGCGAGGACGTGGCCTACGTTACGGTCGATGGATCGCGCTTGCTCTCACGACCCGCCCGACGCACGGAAACGAGTGGTGACTCACCATGGCAATAGGACTAGACGTTGAAACCCCTCCGGAACCAGAAAACCCGGAGGAATACGACTACGAGAAGTGTCCGTTCTACGGCGAGCTCTCCGTTCGAGGCCAAGTCCTCGAGGGGACCGTCGTCTCGACGGACATGGACAAGACCGTGGTCGTCGAGCGAGAGTACGACGTGGCGGTTCCGAAATACGACCGCCACATGAAGCGACGCTCGCGCGTCCCGGCTCACGTGCCGGGCGTGCTCGAGCCGCTCTCGGTCGGTGACACGGTCAAGATCGCAGAGACCCGACCACTGTCGAAGACCAAATCGCACGTGGTCGTCGAAGTAACCGAAGAAGCAACCGCGGCGGACGTCGCCGAGCTCACGGGCCAGGCCGAGCCTGAGCCGGAGCTCTCCGACGAGGACCTCGCCGCGGCTGCAGACGAAGACGAAGGTGATCAGTGATGGAGGCGATGAAAGCCGACGTCACGCAGGGCCTCAAGAAAGGCTCGCTGGTCACGTGCGCCGACAACACCGGCGCGCGTGAGTTGAAGGTCATCAGTGTCTCGGGCTACCACGGCACCAAGAACCGCCAGCCGAAGGCGGGGATCGGTGACAAGGTGACCGTCTCGGTCACGAAGGGTACCCCCGAGATGCGCCGCCAGGTCCTCGAAGCCGTCATCGTCCGCCAGCGGAAGTCGATCCGCCGACCGGACGGCACGCGGCTGAAGTTCGAGGACAACGCGGCGGTCATCATCGACGAGAACGAAGAGCCCCGCGGCACGGAGATCAAGGGGCCGATCGCTCGCGAAGTCGCAGAGCGCTTCGGTGCAATCGCCTCTACCGCGACGATGATCGTATAGATATGAGCAAGCAACCACACAAACAGCGAACGCAGACGGAGCGTGCGCCGCTGCACAAGCGGCAGAAGCAGCTCCACGCGACGCTGTCCGACGAGCTCCGCGAGGAGTACGACACCCGTCGCACCCGCGTCAACGCGGGCGACACGGTCGAGATCATGCGCGGCGACCACGCCGGCGAGCAAGGCGAGGTCATGCGCGCGATTCTCGAAGACGGGACGATCCACGTCGAGGACGTGACCGTCGAGACGGCCGACGGCGAAGAAGTGCCGCGGCCGCTCGACCCGTCGAACGTCCGGATCACGGAGCTCGACCTCGAGGACGAGCGTCGCGAGGCACGCCTCGAAGGTGATAACGAATGACGAAACACCAGAAACGACTGTCGGTCCCGAAGTCCTGGCCGGTCGAGCGGAAGACCGAGACCTTCACGGTGAAGGCCGGTGCCGGCCCGCACGGTAAGGAGGGCGTCCCGCTCGTCGTCCTCCTGCGGGACGTGCTCGGCTACGTGGACTCGCGCAAGGAAGCCCGGTACGCCCTCTCCGAGGATGCGATCCTCATCAACGGGGACGCGATCAACGACGAACAGCGCCCGATCGGCATGTTCGACATCGTTGCCTTCCCCGGGCGCGAGGAGTACTACCGCGTCTTCCCCGACGAGGGCGGTCAGCTCGCGCTGACCGGGATCAACGAGGACGCGGCCCAGAGCCGCCTCGGCAAGATCGAGAGCAAGCAGCAGGTGCCCGGCGGCCAGACGCAGCTGACGCTGCACGACGGGACGAACGTCCTCGTCGAGGACGACGAGTACAGCACCAACGACTCGATCGTCGTCGATAACGAGGACAAGTCGGTCGTCGCCCACTTCCCCTACGAAGAGGGCGCGCTCGTCACCGCCGTCCGCGGCAACCACGGCGGCAAGGTCGGCGAGATCAACGCGATCGACGTCACGCCAGGCAGCGGCTCGAACACCGTCGGCGTCTCCACGGACGACGGCGGCTTCGAGACGGTCGAGGAGTACGTCGTCGTGATCGACGAGAACTTCGTCGGAGGTGACGACGAATGAGCGAAGCCGACTCCGCCGACTTCCACGAGATGCGCGAACCGCGCGTCGAGAAGGTCGTCGTCCACATGGGCGTCGGTCAGGGCGGTCGTGAACTCGGCCGCGCCGAGGACATCATCGAGGAGGTCACGGGCCAGGAAAGCGTCCGTACGCAGGCAAAGCGGACCGAGCCCGACTTCGGCATCCGTCAGGGTGACCCGATCGGTGCGAAGGTGACTCTCCGCGGCAACGACGCCTACGATTTCCTCGAGACGGCGCTGCCGCTCGCCGACGTCTCGGCGTCGCAGTTCGACAACACGGGGAACTTCAGCTTCGGTGTCGAGGAACACACCGACTTCCCCAGCCAGGAGTACGACCCGAACGTCGGGATCTACGGGCTGGACGTCACCGTCAACCTGGTGCGTCCGGGCTACCGCGTCTCCAAGCGCGACAAGGCCACCCGCTCGATCCCGTCGAAGCACCGTCTGATCCCCGAGGACGCCATCGAGTTCCTCGAGGCGAACTTCGACGTCAGCGTGGAGGGCACGGACGATGAGTGAAAGCGAAACCGAAACTGAAACCGAAACCAACGCCGACCGCACGGGCGAGCACGCGGCAAAGCGGACGGGACAGATCGAGTCCTGTCAGCGCTGTGGCCGCGAGCAAGGGCTCGTCGGCAAGTACGATATCAACCTTTGTCGACAGTGCTTCCGAGAGATCGCCCGCGACATGGGATTCAAGAAGTACCGATAACATGACCGGGAACGATCCACTCAGCAACGCGCTCTCGGGTCTCGACAACGCCGAGAGTGTCGGACACCTGAGCCACGAGGTAACGCCCGCCTCGAACGAGATCGGCAGCGTGCTCGAGGTCTTCTACGACCGCGGGTACATCGACGGCTTCGAGTACGTCGATGACGGCAAAGCCGGTCGGTTCGAGATCGAACTGAAAGGAGCGATCAACGAGTGCGGCCCCATCAAGCCCCGCTACGCCGCCGGTGCCGACGACTTCGAGAAGTGGGAGAAGCGCTATCTCCCCGCTCGAGACTTCGGCGCTCTCGTCGTTACGACGAGCAGTGGCATCATGAGCCACTACGAGGCGCGCGAACAGGGTATTGGGGGCCAGGTGATCGCATACGTCTACTAACCATGCGAGTTGAACTGGAAATCCCCGAAAACGTATCCGTCGAGGTCGATCGATTCGACGTGACCGTCGAGGGTCCGGAAGGCAGCGTCACGCGCCGCCTCTGGTACCCCGACGTGACCGTCGAGGCCGACGACGACCAGGTGGTCATCGAGAGCGGTACCGAGGACGCGAAGACGAACGCGACCGTCGGCACCTTCGAGAGCCACATCGAGAACGCGTTCCACGGCGTGACCGAGGGCTGGGAGTACGAGATGGAAGTCTTCTACTCTCACTTCCCGATGCAGGTCCGCGCGGAAGGCGACGAGGTCGTCATCGAGAACTTCCTCGGCGAGAAGGCAGCGCGACGAACGACTATCCACGGTGAGACGGAGGTCTCCGTCGACGACGAGCAGCTCGTCCTGTCCGGCCCCGACAAGGAGGACGTCGGACAGACGGCGGCCGACATCGAGCAGCTGACCCGTGTCAGCGGCAAGGACACCCGTATCTTCCAGGACGGGGTCTACATCACCAACAAACCCGCCAAGGGAGGTGTCTGATAGATGGCAGACGAGCAAGACGAACCCCAGGAACTCGAGGATATCAGCGGTGTCGGCGAAAGCAAGGCCGAAGCGCTGCGCGAGGCCGGCTTCGAGTCCATTCAGGACGTCAAGGAAGCCGACCAGGACGACCTGGCCAATGCTGACGGTATCGGGAACGCACTCGCGGCCCGTATCAAGGCCGACGTCGGTGACCTCGAGGTCTCCGAGGAGACCGAGGCCGAGATCGAAGACGAAGGCGTCGAGGAAGAAGCCGAAGCCGACGAAGACGTCGAGACGGAGCTTCGACCGCGCGGGCTGACCGAGAAGACGCCCGAGCTGACCGACGAGGAACAGCGGCTGCTCACCCGACGCAAGAGCGAGGGCAAGCCGCAGTTCAACCGGCAGGATTACCACAAGAAGAAGCGGACGCCGGAATCGTGGCGTCGTCCCCGCGGCACGCTGTCCAAACAGCGCCGCAGCGTCAAGGGCAAGGGCCCGAAAGTGGGAGCCGGCTACCGAACGCCCACCGAAGTCCGGGGGAAACACCCCAGCGGCTTCGAGGAGGTCTACGTCGAGAACACGGACGACCTCGAGGGCGTCGACGGCGACCGCGAAGCGGTCCGGATCGCCTCCTCAGTCGGCGCGCGCAAGCGCGAACGGATCGAGGAGCAGGCAGAGGAGCAGGACATTCGCGTCCTGAACCCGACCTACGAAGAAGTCGAGGTGGAAGCCAATGACTGATCTCTCCGCACAGAAGCGACTGGCGGCCGACGTCTTAGACGTCGGCAAGAATCGCGTCTGGCTCGACCCCGACGCCCAGGGTGAGATCGCCGAAGCGATCACGCGCGACGAGATCCGCGAACTCGTCGACGACGGCCGTATCCAGGCCGCCGACCCGAAGGGCAACTCCCGCGGCCGCGCCCGAGAGCGCAACGAAAAGCGTGCCTACGGCCACCAGAACGGTCAGGGTAAGCGCCGCGGCAAGAAGGGCGCCCGCCAGAACGAGAAAGACGAATGGCAGAACAAGATTCGCGCACAGCGCCGGAAGCTGCGCGAACTCCGCGACAAGGGCGAAATCACGCCCACGCAGTACCGCGAGCTCTACAAGAAGGCTGGCGGCGGGGAGTTCCGTAGCGTCCGGTACCTGTTGAACTACATCGACGACAACTACGGTGACCAATAATGGCGACAGGACCACGATACAAAGTGCCGATGCGGCGTCGCCGTGAGGTCCGGACGGACTACCACCAGAGGTTGCGCCTGCTGAAATCGGGCAAGCCCCGCCTCGTCGCTCGCAAGAGCAACAAGCACACTACGGCGCAGCTGGTCACTCCCGGACCTCAGGGAGACGAGACGCTCGCAAGCGCACACTCGAGCGACCTCGAGGAGTACGGCTGGGAAGCCCCCACGAGTAACATTTCCGCGGCTTACCTGACCGGCCTGCTGGCCGGCAAACGGGCGGTCGACGCCGGCCTCGAAGAGGCCGTCCTCGACATCGGCCTCAACACGGCCACGCCTGGCAACAAGGTGTTCGCGGTGCAGGAGGGCGCGATTGACGCCGGCCTCGAGATCCCGCATAACGACAGCGTGCTCGCGGACTGGTCGCGTACGCGCGGCGAGCACATCGCCGAGTACGCCGAACAGCTCGACGAGCCGTTGTACAGCGGCGACTTCGACGCAACTGACCTCCCCGAACACTTCGATGAGGTACGAGAGGCGATTCTAGAATGAGCGCAAACGACTACAACGACGACGGTTGGCAGCCCGTCACCCGTCTCGGCCGCATGGTTCAGGAGGGCGAAATCGACACCATGGACGCTGCCCTCAACTCGGGTCTCCCGCTGAAGGAGCCCGAACTCGTCGATCAGCTCCTGCCGGGGCTGGAAGACGAGGTTCTGGACATCAACATGGTCCAGCGGATGACCGACTCCGGACGACGCGTGAAGTTCCGGTGCGTCGTCGCCGTCGGCGACCGTGACGGCTTCATCGGCTACGCCGAGGGCCGGGACGACCAGGTCGGGTCTGCCATCCAGAAGGCGATCGGTATCGCGAAGCTGAACATGATCAAGGTGCCCCGCGGCTCCGGGTCGTGGGAGGACCGCTCGGACCGACCCCACTCGCTGACCCGACGGACGACCGGCAAAGCCGGCTCCGTCGAGGTCGAGGTCATCCCCGCCCCCGAAGGGCTGGGCCTGGCCGCCAGCGACACGGTCCGCGCCGTCCTCGAACTGGCCGGGATCGAAAACGCCTGGACCAAGAGCCACGGCAACACCCGGACCACGGTGAACCTCGCAAAGGCGACGTTCAACGCGCTCGAGAACGCCTCGCAGTCGCGCCAGCCGCGACGGAACCGAGAGAGCGAACGCGAGGTGGCTGACCAATGAAGGCAGTCGTCCAGGTCCGCGGTGAGGTAAACCGCCAGGAGGACGTCCAGGATACCCTGGAGATGCTGAACATCCACAACGTCAACCACTGCGCACTCGTCCCCGAGACCGACACCTACACGGGGATGGTCAACAAGGTCAACGATTACGTCGCTCACGGCGAACCCAGTGCCGAGGTGCTCGCGACGCTGCTCGAGCGCCGTGCGGAGCCGCTTGAGGGCAAGCAGTCCGACGTCGACGAAGCGTGGCTCGCCGACAACAGCGAGTACGGCGGCTTCGACGAGCTCGCCGAGGCGCTGCTCGACGAGGAGACGACGCTCCGCGACGAGGGGCTGTCGCCGACGCTCCGGCTTCACCCGCCACGCGGTGGCCACGAGGGCATCAAGAAGCCGACCGCCGAGGGCGGTCAACTCGGAAAGCATACAACAGGGGAAATCAACGACCTCTTAGAATCGATGCGATAACCATGACGAGCAAAAAACGACGCCAGCGCGGATCGCGGACCCACAGCGGCGGCTCCCACAAGAATCGACGCGGGGCCGGTCACCGCGGTGGTCGCGGCCGCGCCGGGCGAAGCAAACACGAGTTCCACAACTACGAACCGAAGGGCAAACACGGCTTCAAGCGACCGCAGGACATCCGCGAGGAGGTCGCCGAGATCGACGTCCAGAAGCTCGACGAGGACGCGATCCTCTACGCCGCCGAAGGACTGGCCGAGGAGACCGACGACGGCTACCGCCTCGACGCACGCGACATCGTCGAGGACGGCCACGAGGTCGACGTCGTCAAGGTCCTCGGCTCGGGGCAGGTTCGCAACGCCCTTGAGGTAACGGCGGACGCCTTCTCCGACGCGGCCGAGGAGAAACTCGAGACCGCCGACGGCGAGGCGATCCTCTCCGAGCGCGGTCAGGAGCGAGCGGCCGACGCTGAATCCGACGCCGAAGAACAGGACGAGGAGTAATATATGGGATGGAAGGAAGCCGCTGAACCGGTCCTGACGCGGATGCCAGCAGTGCGCCGTCCGGAGGGGCACGTCCCCTTCAAGCGCAAGCTGATGTGGACGGCCGGCATCCTCATGTTGTACTTCTTCCTGACGAACATCACGCTGCTCGGGATGCAGTCCGGCGGCGCGAACGACCTCTTCGGGGAGTTCCGTGCGATCCTCGCTGGGTCGCACGGCTCGGTGCTGCAGGTCGGTATCGGACCGATCGTCACCGCGAGCATCGTCTTACAGTTGCTCGGCGGTGCGAACCTGCTCGGACTCGACACGGACGATCCGCGCGATCAGGTCCTCTACCAGGGCCTCCAGAAGCTGCTGGTCGTCATCATGGTGACGCTGACCGGACTCCCGATGGTGTTCGCCGGCGGCTTCCTCCCAGCCCAGCCATCGCTGCAACTCGGGGGACTGACCCTCGATCAGTCGCAGGTCCAACTCCTGATGTTCGCCCAGATCTTCGTTGGCGGGATCCTCATCCTCTATATGGACGAGGTCGTCAGCAAGTGGGGCGTCGGCAGCGGGATCGGCCTGTTCATCATCGCCGGCGTGAGCCAGCGCCTGGTCACCGGGCTCGTCCAGCCCGCGACCGGCGGGTTCTTCTACGACTGGTACCGGATCCTGACCGGTCAGGTCGAGATGGGCTCGCTCGCGTCCGCCGACGGCCTGCAGACGCTGCTGATCAACGAGGGGCACATCATCGCCCTGCTGACGACGGTCCTGATCTTCGGGATCGTCGTCTACGCCGAGTCGGTGCGTGTCGAGATCCCGCTGAGCCACGCTCGGGTCAAGGGCGCACGCGGTCGCTTCCCCGTGAAGCTCATCTACGCGAGCGTCCTGCCGATGATCCTCGTCCGCGCGGTCCAGGCGAACGTCCAGTTCATGGGCCAGATCCTGCAGGGCCAGTGGGCCGGGATGCCCGCCTGGCTCGGCACCTACTCGTCGCAGGGCCAGCCCACCGGTGGGTTCTTCTACTACGTGGCCCCGATCTATTCGCCGGAGGATTGGATGTGGTGGACTGCGAACGTCGCCCAGGAGTGGTGGCAGGTGATGATCCGGATCGGCATCGACGTCACGTTCATGGTCGTCGGTGGTGCGATCTTCGCCATCTTCTGGGTCGAGACCACGGACATGGGGCCCGAAGCGACGGCCCAGCAGATCCAAAATTCGGGGATGCAGATCCCCGGGTTCCGACAGAACGTCGGCGTCATCGAGAAGGTCATGGAGCGGTACATCCCGCAGGTGACCGTCATCGGCGGCGCCTTAGTCGGACTGCTGGCCGTCTGGGCGAACATGCTCGGCACCATCGGGTCCGTCACCGGAACCGGGCTGCTGCTGGCCGTCTCCATCACGTACAAGCTGTACGAGGAGATCGCCGAGGAGCAGCTCATGGAGATGCACCCGATGATGCGCCAGATGTTCGGCAATGAGTGACCACATTGTGGTCACAAGTTAGCAGACCCGCATCTCACGGTTCTCTTATTTTATCGGACAAAGAGTGACGACTCCGGATTACTGATAACGAATCTCGTACACCGTGTCCGCAGTCGCCGTATCTACTCCGGCGGATGGGTGGTCACGGTGGAGTCGACGGAGGCAGGGAGAGGAGTTGCCACAACCGATGCGGTCGGAGCGTTGACGGTCATCTTCCTACCCACGGAGACCAGTCTGTGCGCGATGAGGATAGCGAGCGAGACTAAGCAGAACGTGAACGTAAGTCCCAGTTCTTGAATCGTGAGGGCGATCTCCTTGACCTCGTTCCACACTGCGGGGGTAGATCCGCCGAAGACCCTGACGATGTCGCGAACATTGCCAATGACACTAGCGAAACTCATGACAGTGTCATAAAGCCAACTTTCTAACTGAATGTGGAGGCGACCGTTTTTCGTGCCGGCCTTGATCAAATCGGCCATGAGAACCTCTTTCATGGGCGTTCACTGTCGATTAGTGGTCGTAGGATTGATAAATCCTTCGGCAGTATTTGCTGGGAAGCATTTTCGATTCAGACGAAGACGAGGATGCGGATGAAGATGAGGTCGAGGTTGAGCTATATGAGGACCGATCCTGATCCAGCGGACGAAGACGTGAATTCTGTCACTCTTGACCACAATTCAGGCCCCCATTCCTATCCTCCTTCTTGTACTTCCTCAAGTTTCGCGGCTAGCAGGGTGGGGTTGTCGTATGCAAGTTGGAAGATTGCTGTGTATATTTTGTTTGGGCGGGCGGTGAGGAAGAGGTCGTATTTGACCTCGAGACGCCGCCGTTCGCGTTCGATTTCTTGTTTATCTTTGACACGGATCGTCATTTGGTCGCTCATAGTCGTTCATGTGAAGGACTACAACTTCTTTATTCAGAGCGGGCTACGAAACTCGCGTTTAGTATATGCCGCGTAGTGAACAGTGCCGAAGCAGTCTGCGTGCAAAAGTGAGTGAAGACGAGCCGTACGACGGTGAATGCGCCGATCAGAGTCAGCGAGTAAAGGGTGAGACGATCACGTTCCGGTCTCGCTGGCCGGACGTGAAGCGCCGAGAGAAAATCGACGTTGACGGCGATGGCAAATGGATGGGCCCGTCAAAGATGTAAACGGCTACACGGACCTCGGCGTTCCGTACGTTGATGCACAAGTACAGTGATCGAATTCCGGTAGCACGGTTCTGCCTAGTGGCAACGCTATCGAATTATTTCATTCCGATCTTCCATTCGGGATAACTCCTGTTTAGAGCCCTAGAATAGGTTCTACAAGGGTAATAACTAGTAGCATCGCGAAGAGAAAAAGACGGAAGCAGTAAATGTGATTTTATCGCCGTGTACAACGGGAACATTAATAGGATCGTTCGGACTGGTCTTAGGGGGAGGGTGGTAATGACTAACAAGACTATCTATCAACTCACCCGTGAGACGATCAAGAAGGGGCTCTATCCGGTGATCGAGCGTCTCGGGATCGAAACGGCGATTCGCGTTGCGACGCCAGTCTCGGTTGCGGACGCCGAAGCGGCCCTCCGCGAGGCACTCGCCGAGGAGGAACTCGAGGTAGTGGCGGTCGTAGACGTCCAGGCCATCCACCACCACTACAACCTCGAATATCCCGAGTTCAAGATCCTCTGTGTGGGCGACCGAGCGGAGACAGAGGCGGGAATGAAGATCGATCCCGGCCTAGGTGCGTTCGTCCCCCTATCGGTGATCTGCTATGATCTCGACGGGGAGACCCGGGTGAGCGCAATTCGTCCGACCACGCTGCTGGCGCTGTTCACCGACGACGAACTCCAGCAAGTCATTCAGGAGACCGAGGTAGCGCTCTGGCGGGCTCTCACGGAGGGCGTCCCGCAGGCCGAACTCCTCAGCGAGGAGCCGGCGCTAGCGCCCGGCGAGGAACGTACCCGGACGCGGATCAAGATGGCACTCAACCTCGTACTCGCGCTGGTTGACGCCGAGTACAGTATCCACGTCTCGAGTCCACTGCCGCGAGCGCAGA from Natrinema salifodinae carries:
- a CDS encoding ribonuclease P protein component 1, giving the protein MALTPETLPRHELNGLPVRVVESDDASREGLAGRVVIETTKTLSIEIRDNGESRVVMVPKSGSTFEFAITDDAADLAKRSGTASKLADTEPDSAESSDESDRAGGDAAGCRGDGPSRDHRHAAGEDVAYVTVDGSRLLSRPARRTETSGDSPWQ
- a CDS encoding 30S ribosomal protein S17; its protein translation is MAIGLDVETPPEPENPEEYDYEKCPFYGELSVRGQVLEGTVVSTDMDKTVVVEREYDVAVPKYDRHMKRRSRVPAHVPGVLEPLSVGDTVKIAETRPLSKTKSHVVVEVTEEATAADVAELTGQAEPEPELSDEDLAAAADEDEGDQ
- a CDS encoding 50S ribosomal protein L14, which codes for MEAMKADVTQGLKKGSLVTCADNTGARELKVISVSGYHGTKNRQPKAGIGDKVTVSVTKGTPEMRRQVLEAVIVRQRKSIRRPDGTRLKFEDNAAVIIDENEEPRGTEIKGPIAREVAERFGAIASTATMIV
- the rplX gene encoding 50S ribosomal protein L24, whose product is MSKQPHKQRTQTERAPLHKRQKQLHATLSDELREEYDTRRTRVNAGDTVEIMRGDHAGEQGEVMRAILEDGTIHVEDVTVETADGEEVPRPLDPSNVRITELDLEDERREARLEGDNE
- a CDS encoding 30S ribosomal protein S4e, producing MTKHQKRLSVPKSWPVERKTETFTVKAGAGPHGKEGVPLVVLLRDVLGYVDSRKEARYALSEDAILINGDAINDEQRPIGMFDIVAFPGREEYYRVFPDEGGQLALTGINEDAAQSRLGKIESKQQVPGGQTQLTLHDGTNVLVEDDEYSTNDSIVVDNEDKSVVAHFPYEEGALVTAVRGNHGGKVGEINAIDVTPGSGSNTVGVSTDDGGFETVEEYVVVIDENFVGGDDE
- a CDS encoding 50S ribosomal protein L5 produces the protein MSEADSADFHEMREPRVEKVVVHMGVGQGGRELGRAEDIIEEVTGQESVRTQAKRTEPDFGIRQGDPIGAKVTLRGNDAYDFLETALPLADVSASQFDNTGNFSFGVEEHTDFPSQEYDPNVGIYGLDVTVNLVRPGYRVSKRDKATRSIPSKHRLIPEDAIEFLEANFDVSVEGTDDE
- a CDS encoding 30S ribosomal protein S14, producing MSESETETETETNADRTGEHAAKRTGQIESCQRCGREQGLVGKYDINLCRQCFREIARDMGFKKYR
- a CDS encoding 30S ribosomal protein S8 — translated: MTGNDPLSNALSGLDNAESVGHLSHEVTPASNEIGSVLEVFYDRGYIDGFEYVDDGKAGRFEIELKGAINECGPIKPRYAAGADDFEKWEKRYLPARDFGALVVTTSSGIMSHYEAREQGIGGQVIAYVY
- a CDS encoding 50S ribosomal protein L6 — protein: MRVELEIPENVSVEVDRFDVTVEGPEGSVTRRLWYPDVTVEADDDQVVIESGTEDAKTNATVGTFESHIENAFHGVTEGWEYEMEVFYSHFPMQVRAEGDEVVIENFLGEKAARRTTIHGETEVSVDDEQLVLSGPDKEDVGQTAADIEQLTRVSGKDTRIFQDGVYITNKPAKGGV
- a CDS encoding 50S ribosomal protein L32e; the encoded protein is MADEQDEPQELEDISGVGESKAEALREAGFESIQDVKEADQDDLANADGIGNALAARIKADVGDLEVSEETEAEIEDEGVEEEAEADEDVETELRPRGLTEKTPELTDEEQRLLTRRKSEGKPQFNRQDYHKKKRTPESWRRPRGTLSKQRRSVKGKGPKVGAGYRTPTEVRGKHPSGFEEVYVENTDDLEGVDGDREAVRIASSVGARKRERIEEQAEEQDIRVLNPTYEEVEVEAND
- a CDS encoding 50S ribosomal protein L19e, which codes for MTDLSAQKRLAADVLDVGKNRVWLDPDAQGEIAEAITRDEIRELVDDGRIQAADPKGNSRGRARERNEKRAYGHQNGQGKRRGKKGARQNEKDEWQNKIRAQRRKLRELRDKGEITPTQYRELYKKAGGGEFRSVRYLLNYIDDNYGDQ
- a CDS encoding 50S ribosomal protein L18; this encodes MATGPRYKVPMRRRREVRTDYHQRLRLLKSGKPRLVARKSNKHTTAQLVTPGPQGDETLASAHSSDLEEYGWEAPTSNISAAYLTGLLAGKRAVDAGLEEAVLDIGLNTATPGNKVFAVQEGAIDAGLEIPHNDSVLADWSRTRGEHIAEYAEQLDEPLYSGDFDATDLPEHFDEVREAILE
- a CDS encoding 30S ribosomal protein S5, whose protein sequence is MSANDYNDDGWQPVTRLGRMVQEGEIDTMDAALNSGLPLKEPELVDQLLPGLEDEVLDINMVQRMTDSGRRVKFRCVVAVGDRDGFIGYAEGRDDQVGSAIQKAIGIAKLNMIKVPRGSGSWEDRSDRPHSLTRRTTGKAGSVEVEVIPAPEGLGLAASDTVRAVLELAGIENAWTKSHGNTRTTVNLAKATFNALENASQSRQPRRNRESEREVADQ
- a CDS encoding 50S ribosomal protein L30, coding for MKAVVQVRGEVNRQEDVQDTLEMLNIHNVNHCALVPETDTYTGMVNKVNDYVAHGEPSAEVLATLLERRAEPLEGKQSDVDEAWLADNSEYGGFDELAEALLDEETTLRDEGLSPTLRLHPPRGGHEGIKKPTAEGGQLGKHTTGEINDLLESMR
- a CDS encoding uL15m family ribosomal protein, with the protein product MTSKKRRQRGSRTHSGGSHKNRRGAGHRGGRGRAGRSKHEFHNYEPKGKHGFKRPQDIREEVAEIDVQKLDEDAILYAAEGLAEETDDGYRLDARDIVEDGHEVDVVKVLGSGQVRNALEVTADAFSDAAEEKLETADGEAILSERGQERAADAESDAEEQDEE
- the secY gene encoding preprotein translocase subunit SecY, with the translated sequence MGWKEAAEPVLTRMPAVRRPEGHVPFKRKLMWTAGILMLYFFLTNITLLGMQSGGANDLFGEFRAILAGSHGSVLQVGIGPIVTASIVLQLLGGANLLGLDTDDPRDQVLYQGLQKLLVVIMVTLTGLPMVFAGGFLPAQPSLQLGGLTLDQSQVQLLMFAQIFVGGILILYMDEVVSKWGVGSGIGLFIIAGVSQRLVTGLVQPATGGFFYDWYRILTGQVEMGSLASADGLQTLLINEGHIIALLTTVLIFGIVVYAESVRVEIPLSHARVKGARGRFPVKLIYASVLPMILVRAVQANVQFMGQILQGQWAGMPAWLGTYSSQGQPTGGFFYYVAPIYSPEDWMWWTANVAQEWWQVMIRIGIDVTFMVVGGAIFAIFWVETTDMGPEATAQQIQNSGMQIPGFRQNVGVIEKVMERYIPQVTVIGGALVGLLAVWANMLGTIGSVTGTGLLLAVSITYKLYEEIAEEQLMEMHPMMRQMFGNE
- a CDS encoding DUF302 domain-containing protein, encoding MTNKTIYQLTRETIKKGLYPVIERLGIETAIRVATPVSVADAEAALREALAEEELEVVAVVDVQAIHHHYNLEYPEFKILCVGDRAETEAGMKIDPGLGAFVPLSVICYDLDGETRVSAIRPTTLLALFTDDELQQVIQETEVALWRALTEGVPQAELLSEEPALAPGEERTRTRIKMALNLVLALVDAEYSIHVSSPLPRAQIETDVRNALDRRGQKVLGEVGDTLLVGNPGQAHKALAIEPDIGVFIPLSVTITEEDGETHVRTVRPSTLLAFYDDPNLRDVLQEMELLLWNALVDGVPEATVHSRQPPLPPSGGQRTTAANLPGKLGSVRPSK